One stretch of Pandoraea oxalativorans DNA includes these proteins:
- a CDS encoding HigA family addiction module antitoxin: protein MTRQVRLATPGEILAQDWLSPMGISQYALAKAMDVPPRRINEIVLGKRAITVDTALRLGAFFGVDAQSWLNLQNQYDAEIARADMADVLKKIKRRARELLIAA, encoded by the coding sequence ATGACCCGACAAGTACGACTGGCGACGCCCGGCGAGATTCTCGCTCAGGATTGGCTGAGCCCGATGGGCATTTCTCAATATGCGCTGGCCAAGGCAATGGATGTGCCCCCGCGCCGAATCAACGAGATCGTGCTCGGAAAGCGGGCAATTACGGTCGATACGGCGCTGCGCCTGGGCGCGTTCTTCGGCGTCGACGCACAGAGCTGGCTCAATCTGCAGAATCAATACGACGCCGAAATAGCCCGAGCCGATATGGCCGACGTATTGAAGAAAATCAAACGCAGGGCACGCGAGCTGCTTATCGCGGCGTAA
- a CDS encoding type II toxin-antitoxin system RelE/ParE family toxin, translating to MRWRAVETVAMRKLQQLHAAMTLGFLRVPPGNRLEALRGKRLGQYSIRINDQWRLCFRFEAGTAFDVEIVDYH from the coding sequence ATGCGCTGGCGTGCTGTCGAAACGGTCGCTATGCGAAAACTGCAGCAATTGCATGCAGCCATGACACTTGGATTCTTGCGTGTGCCACCGGGCAACCGGCTCGAAGCCTTGCGTGGAAAGCGACTAGGGCAATACAGCATTCGTATCAACGATCAGTGGCGTTTGTGCTTTCGCTTCGAAGCAGGCACCGCGTTTGACGTTGAGATCGTGGACTACCACTGA
- a CDS encoding nucleobase:cation symporter-2 family protein has translation MTQSAAAPVHPVDERLPLPQLFTLGLQHVLVMYAGAVAVPLIIGGALKMSVDQIAFLINADLFACGIATLIQTLGLWIFGLRLPIMMGVTFTAVTPMIAIGTNPELGLLDIYGATIAAGIIGILIAPYIGKLLRLFPPVVTGTVITVIGISLMGVGINWAAGGFGNPDFGNPLYLGVSFAVLLCILFITKYARGFFSNIAVLLGILFGTMVAIALGKVSFAGVSEAPWFGFVMPFHFGVPRFDPIAIATMTLVMLVTFIESTGMFLAVGDIVGRPVDQKTLVRGLRVDGLGTVIGGIFNTFPYTSFSQNVGLVGVTGVKSRWVCAMGGLILIVLGLFPKAAHVVASVPQFVLGGAGIVMFGMVTATGIKILSTVDLSKNRYNLYIIAISIGVGMIPVASDKFFMKLPHALAPFFHSGILLASISAVLLNAHFNGLRSEEEANALAQEAWKQADAG, from the coding sequence ATGACGCAATCTGCTGCTGCACCGGTACATCCGGTCGACGAGCGCCTGCCGCTCCCCCAGTTGTTCACGCTGGGATTGCAACACGTGCTGGTGATGTATGCGGGGGCCGTCGCAGTACCGCTGATCATCGGCGGCGCCCTCAAGATGTCGGTCGATCAGATTGCGTTTCTCATCAACGCCGACCTGTTTGCGTGCGGGATCGCCACGCTGATTCAGACGCTTGGCCTGTGGATCTTCGGTCTGCGTCTGCCGATCATGATGGGGGTGACGTTTACGGCCGTCACGCCGATGATCGCCATCGGCACGAATCCCGAGCTCGGCTTGCTCGACATTTACGGTGCGACGATTGCCGCCGGGATCATCGGCATTCTGATTGCCCCCTACATCGGCAAGTTATTGCGGCTGTTCCCGCCGGTGGTGACAGGCACCGTGATTACGGTGATCGGCATTTCGCTCATGGGCGTAGGCATCAATTGGGCGGCCGGCGGCTTCGGCAACCCGGACTTCGGTAATCCGCTGTATCTGGGCGTGTCGTTTGCGGTGCTGCTCTGCATCCTGTTCATCACGAAATACGCGCGGGGCTTCTTCTCCAACATCGCGGTGCTGCTGGGAATTCTGTTCGGCACGATGGTGGCGATTGCGCTGGGCAAGGTGTCGTTTGCGGGGGTGTCGGAAGCGCCGTGGTTCGGCTTCGTGATGCCGTTCCATTTTGGCGTGCCGCGCTTCGATCCGATCGCCATCGCGACGATGACGCTGGTGATGCTCGTGACGTTCATCGAGTCGACCGGCATGTTCCTTGCCGTGGGCGACATCGTGGGGCGTCCGGTCGATCAGAAGACGCTGGTGCGCGGCTTGCGTGTCGACGGCCTCGGCACCGTGATCGGCGGCATCTTCAACACGTTCCCGTACACCTCGTTTTCACAGAACGTAGGGCTGGTCGGCGTGACGGGCGTGAAGAGTCGCTGGGTATGCGCGATGGGCGGGTTGATTCTGATCGTACTGGGATTGTTTCCGAAGGCGGCGCACGTGGTGGCGTCGGTGCCGCAATTCGTGCTGGGTGGCGCGGGTATCGTGATGTTCGGCATGGTGACGGCCACGGGCATCAAGATTTTGTCGACGGTGGATCTGTCGAAGAATCGCTACAACCTGTACATCATTGCGATCAGTATCGGTGTGGGGATGATTCCCGTGGCATCGGACAAGTTCTTCATGAAGCTGCCGCACGCGCTCGCCCCGTTCTTCCATAGCGGCATTCTGCTCGCATCGATCAGCGCGGTTCTGCTCAATGCCCACTTCAACGGTCTGCGCAGCGAAGAGGAAGCGAACGCGCTCGCGCAGGAAGCGTGGAAACAGGCCGACGCGGGTTGA
- a CDS encoding error-prone DNA polymerase, with translation MPAYAELHCLSNFSFQRGASHPEELIARAAHLGYTALAITDECSVAGVVRARAEAAKHKSVSLIVGSEFRLTPEGTALQASASGALSATSARTTATAATAFVPTQTGLPWRAGGDARLPGPNDLDALGTVHLVALAQHREGYGNLSEMITLGRMRGPNRSYRLHARDFSAPDAKHAHLRGLRGCLIIIVPDPDASAERTLAQTRWAAQTFGEGRVWLALERRHRADDEMHLARLRLICAECNVPLVATGHVLMHVRSRKPLQDTLTAIGLSKPVQACGLALSSNAEQHLRTRLRLAWLYPKEALAETAVIASRCHFELLNLRYEYPEELVPTGHAPESYLHREVEAGAARRYPAGVPEKVRGLLKKELELIRELEYEPYFLTVYDIVSYARSQKILCQGRGSAANSAVCYCLGITAVNPDETEVLFGRFLSKERNEPPDIDVDFEHQRREEVIQYIYRKYGNDRAALAATVITYRMRSAVRDTGRALGIDLSIVEQVAQSQQWWDGKENLLARMAAQGLSPDAPTTQLWADLVARLIGFPRHLSQHVGGFVISRDRLSRLVPIAPAAMENRYVIQWDKDDIETLKLLKVDVLALGMLSALRRTLDMLGEWRGAPMELADIPRDDPATYGMIRRADTVGVFQIESRAQMSMLPRLKPVKFYDLVVQVAIVRPGPIQGGMVHPYLKRRKLKPEEVDYPCDAIKPALQRTLGVPIFQEQVMQIAMIAADFTAGDADELRRSMAAWKRKGGLEKFQTRIIDGMLKNGYPLEFAEAICRQIEGFGEYGFPESHAASFALLAYASAWLKCHAPEMFLCGLLNSLPMGFYSASQLVQDARRHRVEVRAVDVCVSDVESRPEVRITRYGEARRPAVRLGLSLVKGLSAEGAQAIEDARRRRLFTDIDDLTARAALSRRDLDALAAADALSALLGGRRQARWTVAAWQPPTPLLGATALRDAAPGSTDEQVALPPMPEGQDIVADYASTGLTLRRHPLMLLREKLNKMRVRTAKELQSEGVHGRRVRTVGIVTGRQRPGTANGTVFVSLEDETGVINVIVWPDLVEAQRKELLASSLLGVEGVWQREERVTHLVAHRLIDLSPMLGELTISSRNFH, from the coding sequence CTGCCCGCGTACGCCGAATTGCATTGCCTGTCGAACTTCTCGTTTCAGCGCGGGGCGTCGCACCCCGAGGAGTTGATCGCTCGCGCGGCGCATCTGGGCTACACCGCGTTGGCTATTACCGATGAGTGTTCGGTCGCCGGTGTCGTTCGCGCGCGCGCGGAAGCGGCCAAGCATAAGTCGGTGTCGTTGATCGTGGGGAGCGAATTCCGGTTGACGCCCGAAGGGACTGCGCTGCAAGCATCGGCATCGGGAGCTTTGTCTGCAACGTCGGCGAGGACTACCGCCACTGCCGCCACTGCGTTTGTGCCGACGCAGACCGGGTTGCCCTGGCGGGCGGGGGGCGACGCGCGTCTTCCGGGCCCCAATGATCTCGACGCGCTGGGCACCGTGCATCTCGTCGCGCTTGCCCAGCATCGCGAGGGCTACGGCAATCTGTCCGAGATGATTACGCTCGGCCGTATGCGCGGCCCCAATCGCAGCTATCGTCTTCACGCAAGGGACTTCAGCGCACCGGACGCGAAACACGCCCACCTACGCGGGTTGCGAGGCTGTCTGATCATCATCGTGCCGGATCCCGATGCAAGCGCCGAACGTACGCTGGCGCAAACCCGGTGGGCCGCGCAAACGTTTGGTGAAGGGCGCGTGTGGCTAGCGTTGGAGCGCCGTCATCGCGCGGATGACGAGATGCATCTGGCGCGTCTTCGCCTGATCTGCGCCGAGTGCAACGTGCCTCTTGTCGCCACAGGGCATGTGCTCATGCATGTGCGCTCTCGCAAGCCGTTGCAGGACACGCTAACCGCCATCGGACTGAGCAAACCGGTGCAGGCGTGCGGACTCGCCCTGAGCTCGAATGCCGAGCAGCATTTGCGTACGCGATTGCGGCTTGCATGGCTTTATCCGAAAGAGGCGCTCGCCGAGACAGCCGTCATTGCTTCACGGTGCCATTTCGAGTTGCTGAACTTGCGTTATGAGTATCCGGAAGAGTTGGTGCCGACGGGGCATGCGCCGGAGTCGTATCTGCATCGGGAAGTCGAGGCGGGGGCCGCGCGACGCTATCCAGCAGGGGTGCCGGAAAAGGTGCGGGGTCTTCTGAAGAAGGAGCTGGAACTTATCCGGGAGCTTGAGTACGAGCCGTATTTCCTGACGGTGTACGACATCGTGAGCTATGCCCGAAGCCAGAAAATCCTTTGCCAGGGCCGGGGTTCCGCAGCCAACTCGGCGGTGTGTTATTGCCTGGGTATCACGGCAGTGAATCCCGACGAGACCGAGGTGTTGTTCGGGCGTTTCCTCTCGAAGGAACGTAATGAGCCCCCCGATATCGACGTGGACTTCGAACACCAGCGGCGCGAAGAGGTCATCCAGTACATCTATCGGAAGTATGGCAACGACCGAGCGGCGCTGGCGGCGACGGTCATCACTTATCGCATGCGCAGTGCGGTGCGCGATACCGGCCGTGCGTTGGGCATCGATCTGTCGATTGTCGAACAGGTGGCGCAGAGTCAGCAGTGGTGGGACGGAAAAGAGAACCTGCTCGCGCGCATGGCCGCGCAGGGCTTATCGCCCGACGCACCGACAACGCAGTTATGGGCCGATCTGGTGGCCCGTCTCATCGGTTTTCCCCGGCATCTGTCACAACACGTGGGCGGCTTCGTGATCTCTCGCGACCGGCTGTCCCGGCTCGTGCCGATTGCGCCGGCGGCAATGGAGAATCGCTACGTCATCCAATGGGACAAGGACGACATCGAGACGCTCAAGTTGCTCAAGGTCGACGTGCTGGCGCTCGGCATGCTGAGCGCATTGCGCCGCACGCTCGATATGCTGGGCGAATGGCGTGGCGCACCGATGGAGCTCGCGGACATTCCACGCGACGATCCCGCAACGTACGGCATGATCCGTCGCGCAGATACCGTGGGCGTATTCCAGATCGAGTCGCGGGCCCAGATGAGCATGTTGCCGCGTCTGAAGCCGGTCAAGTTCTACGATCTTGTCGTGCAGGTCGCGATCGTGCGTCCCGGCCCGATTCAGGGCGGCATGGTGCACCCGTACCTGAAACGACGCAAGCTGAAACCCGAAGAAGTGGACTATCCGTGCGACGCTATCAAACCCGCGCTGCAACGCACGCTGGGCGTGCCGATCTTTCAGGAACAAGTGATGCAGATCGCGATGATCGCCGCCGACTTCACGGCAGGCGATGCCGATGAACTGCGTCGTTCGATGGCCGCCTGGAAACGCAAAGGCGGTCTCGAAAAATTCCAGACGCGCATCATTGACGGCATGCTGAAGAACGGTTACCCGCTTGAGTTTGCCGAGGCTATTTGTCGACAGATCGAAGGCTTTGGCGAGTACGGATTTCCCGAGAGCCACGCAGCGAGCTTCGCGTTGCTCGCCTACGCAAGTGCGTGGCTCAAGTGCCACGCGCCCGAGATGTTCCTGTGCGGTTTGCTCAATAGTTTACCGATGGGGTTTTATTCGGCCTCGCAACTGGTGCAGGATGCGCGTCGGCATCGTGTCGAAGTGCGGGCGGTGGACGTGTGCGTGAGCGATGTCGAGTCACGTCCTGAAGTCAGGATCACCCGGTATGGGGAGGCACGCCGTCCGGCGGTGCGATTGGGCTTGTCGCTGGTCAAGGGCTTATCGGCTGAGGGGGCGCAAGCCATCGAAGATGCGCGACGTCGACGGCTCTTCACCGATATCGACGACCTCACCGCCCGAGCCGCATTATCGCGCCGCGACCTTGATGCGCTGGCTGCCGCCGATGCACTGTCGGCGTTGTTGGGCGGACGTCGTCAGGCACGCTGGACGGTCGCGGCGTGGCAGCCGCCCACGCCACTGTTGGGTGCAACCGCCTTGCGCGACGCCGCGCCAGGCAGCACGGACGAGCAGGTGGCGCTGCCGCCGATGCCCGAGGGGCAGGACATCGTGGCCGATTACGCGAGTACGGGGCTGACGCTTCGGCGCCACCCGCTGATGCTGTTGCGCGAAAAGCTGAACAAGATGCGGGTCCGCACGGCAAAGGAGTTGCAGTCCGAGGGCGTGCATGGACGACGTGTACGCACCGTCGGCATCGTCACAGGACGCCAGCGGCCGGGCACCGCCAATGGCACGGTCTTCGTGTCGCTGGAAGATGAGACGGGCGTGATTAACGTGATCGTCTGGCCCGATCTGGTAGAAGCGCAGCGCAAGGAGTTGCTGGCCTCGTCGTTGCTGGGGGTGGAAGGCGTGTGGCAGCGCGAGGAGCGAGTCACACATCTGGTGGCACATCGCCTGATCGATCTCTCGCCGATGCTCGGCGAACTCACGATCTCGAGTCGGAACTTTCACTAG